In one window of Methanosarcina vacuolata Z-761 DNA:
- a CDS encoding Era-like GTP-binding protein, whose protein sequence is MNMLERFKVSFSKMFNKLFKKKGACIGIYGPPNAGKTTLSNRILKDWVGAEETMGSVSHIAHETRHAKRRNAVSIESNGHTISLDIVDTPGLATKIDFHDFMEQGMSDSESKKRSKEATEGVIEAVKWLDDLDGVILVMDSTENPYTQVNVTVIGNMEARNLPLLIVANKVDLPDADPAVIKEAFPQHPMVPVSALEGVGMDSFYEALAKQFG, encoded by the coding sequence ATGAATATGTTAGAACGATTTAAGGTAAGCTTTTCAAAAATGTTCAATAAACTGTTCAAGAAAAAAGGAGCATGCATAGGAATCTACGGCCCCCCCAATGCCGGTAAGACGACCCTTAGCAACCGGATCCTCAAAGATTGGGTCGGAGCCGAAGAAACAATGGGTTCTGTTTCTCATATCGCTCACGAAACCCGGCATGCCAAGAGAAGGAACGCAGTAAGTATTGAGTCCAATGGACATACAATCAGCCTTGATATTGTAGATACGCCCGGGCTTGCCACAAAAATCGATTTCCATGACTTCATGGAGCAGGGAATGAGTGACTCCGAATCCAAGAAACGGTCCAAAGAAGCAACAGAAGGCGTAATCGAAGCTGTCAAATGGCTGGATGACCTTGATGGTGTCATACTTGTTATGGATTCCACCGAAAATCCCTATACTCAGGTCAACGTAACAGTAATAGGGAATATGGAAGCCAGAAACCTTCCGCTCCTCATAGTAGCAAACAAGGTAGACCTTCCTGATGCCGATCCAGCTGTCATAAAGGAAGCTTTCCCCCAGCATCCTATGGTGCCAGTTTCTGCTCTTGAAGGAGTGGGAATGGACTCGTTTTATGAAGCTCTGGCAAAACAGTTCGGGTGA
- a CDS encoding DUF2073 domain-containing protein has translation MQGIQLDLISEARISQMASMEKVRYIIDEVRKGKILVLEKGLNPMEEAKLIEMTMSAIQPDVFSGIEMQSYPANTDGSLLGKIFKKQSNKRLTVIGPANQLKTLKKDRNLISALVSASK, from the coding sequence ATGCAGGGAATTCAGCTTGATTTGATATCCGAAGCCAGAATCTCTCAGATGGCTTCAATGGAAAAAGTCCGATACATAATCGATGAGGTACGGAAAGGTAAAATTCTTGTGCTTGAAAAGGGCCTGAACCCGATGGAGGAAGCAAAGCTTATAGAAATGACAATGTCAGCGATCCAGCCTGATGTTTTTTCGGGCATAGAGATGCAGAGCTATCCTGCAAATACGGATGGTTCATTACTTGGTAAAATTTTCAAAAAGCAGAGCAATAAGAGACTTACGGTAATAGGGCCTGCAAACCAGCTAAAAACCCTTAAAAAAGATCGGAATCTCATAAGTGCACTTGTCTCTGCAAGTAAGTAA
- the hxlB gene encoding 6-phospho-3-hexuloisomerase, translating to MEKVQVNDCEDVLLSMRMISVNLSEIIDKLDRKAIKSMIQKILEGERIFLMGAGRSGLVAKAFAMRLMHLGFSVYVVGETTTPAVRPEDVVIAISGSGETHSIADLGKIVKDIGSTLITVTSKKESTLGRISDVAMILPSKTKNDPDAGGYLERNMRGGYKTMPPLGTSFEITSLIFLDSIISQLITLTGASEAELKSRHTNIE from the coding sequence ATGGAAAAAGTTCAGGTAAACGACTGCGAAGACGTACTATTATCAATGAGAATGATTTCAGTAAACCTAAGTGAAATAATCGATAAACTTGACAGAAAAGCAATAAAATCGATGATTCAGAAAATTCTGGAAGGCGAAAGAATCTTTTTGATGGGGGCTGGAAGGTCAGGGCTTGTTGCCAAAGCTTTTGCAATGAGGCTTATGCACCTGGGATTCAGCGTGTATGTGGTTGGTGAAACTACAACGCCTGCTGTCCGGCCAGAGGATGTAGTGATTGCTATTTCAGGGTCAGGAGAAACACACTCTATAGCTGACCTCGGAAAAATAGTAAAAGACATTGGCTCAACTCTCATAACGGTTACATCTAAAAAAGAATCTACATTAGGTAGAATCTCAGATGTTGCTATGATCCTTCCAAGCAAGACTAAAAATGACCCTGACGCAGGCGGCTACCTTGAAAGAAACATGCGGGGAGGTTACAAAACCATGCCTCCGCTGGGTACATCTTTCGAAATTACATCGCTTATTTTCCTTGATTCGATAATCTCTCAGCTTATTACGCTTACAGGTGCCTCTGAAGCCGAACTGAAGTCGAGACATACGAATATCGAATGA
- a CDS encoding pyridoxal phosphate-dependent aminotransferase, with product MKEIKFSENVARIDTSGIRKIFEAAGSDAINLGLGQPDFDTPEHIKAAAIKAINEGFTGYTVGPGIPELRAVLSSKFKEENEFSVSPEEIIVTSGASEALAIALAALLNHGDEVLISNPGFVSYNALTEILSGKAVGVPLAEDLTMKPEAVLEKITPKTRVIVLNSPSNPTGTVASRADIKALAEIADDHNITIISDEVYEYFVYEGEHVSPASYSDNVITVNATSKSYAMTGWRLGYVAARKDYISQMLKVHQYFQACANSIAQKAAYAAVTGPKDSIKAMREEFRKRRDVLVKGLNDLGMECALPKGAFYAFPKVQNSAEVASKFISNGVVVTPGTAFGSEGDGHIRISYAASMKDIEKALGIMEKVL from the coding sequence TTGAAGGAAATAAAGTTTTCAGAGAACGTAGCCCGAATAGATACCTCAGGTATCAGGAAGATTTTTGAAGCCGCGGGCTCGGACGCTATTAACCTCGGGCTGGGGCAGCCTGATTTTGACACTCCAGAGCATATAAAGGCCGCGGCAATAAAAGCTATAAACGAAGGCTTTACGGGTTATACGGTTGGTCCGGGAATTCCGGAGTTAAGAGCGGTCCTGAGTTCCAAGTTCAAGGAAGAGAACGAGTTCTCGGTTTCCCCTGAGGAAATAATTGTAACTTCTGGAGCATCAGAAGCTCTTGCAATTGCCCTTGCAGCTCTTTTAAACCATGGGGATGAAGTCCTTATTTCAAACCCTGGCTTCGTTTCCTACAATGCGCTGACCGAAATCCTGAGTGGAAAAGCCGTAGGTGTTCCCCTTGCCGAAGACCTTACCATGAAGCCTGAGGCTGTGCTTGAGAAAATCACTCCGAAAACTCGAGTCATCGTTCTTAATTCTCCTTCAAATCCCACAGGCACAGTTGCAAGCAGGGCAGATATAAAAGCCCTGGCCGAGATTGCAGACGACCACAATATAACCATTATTTCCGATGAAGTCTATGAGTACTTCGTTTACGAAGGAGAACACGTAAGCCCTGCCAGCTATTCGGACAATGTGATTACTGTAAATGCGACCTCAAAGAGCTATGCAATGACCGGATGGAGACTAGGGTACGTGGCAGCCAGAAAAGACTACATAAGCCAGATGCTTAAGGTGCACCAGTACTTCCAGGCCTGCGCTAACTCAATCGCTCAGAAAGCCGCTTATGCCGCGGTGACAGGACCCAAAGACTCTATCAAAGCCATGCGAGAAGAGTTCAGAAAGCGCAGGGACGTGCTTGTAAAAGGGCTGAATGATCTAGGAATGGAATGTGCTCTTCCAAAAGGAGCTTTCTACGCTTTCCCGAAAGTCCAGAATTCCGCAGAGGTCGCCTCGAAATTTATCTCAAACGGTGTTGTTGTTACTCCCGGAACAGCCTTCGGAAGTGAAGGGGACGGACATATTAGAATTTCCTACGCGGCTTCAATGAAAGATATCGAAAAAGCCTTAGGCATCATGGAAAAAGTACTCTGA
- a CDS encoding right-handed parallel beta-helix repeat-containing protein yields the protein MKKVPVFLIVFFVVANISGASADTITVGTDSEGADYASIQDAIKNATAGYTVLVFPGNYTENVYVDKELIISSLSGNPLDTVVKAANSKNDVFTIVSDNVTIRGFSITGAGIDQYGDDKAGIYFEGANNGIITENNVYSNGYGIFLHDSYNNTLTDNSAYMSGIGGIFLWNSSYNRLYNNYINTTNHEGIYLYELSNNNELNNNTVNFTYSGSGVALSLSDNNNLTSNTVLNSNSGVLLTGSKLNSLINNVANSNNWNGIDFQESNSNTLCNNTANFNKNNGIFLIKSNNNRLDYNNASNNSYHGINLNNSSTGNILTGNIADSNGKKNIHVVDPENNMINAVLPQESDSAQGSDSAQESDSAQELLFQSHIPSLLAVIIAGLIISWKTRKH from the coding sequence ATGAAAAAAGTACCTGTTTTTTTAATAGTGTTTTTCGTAGTGGCAAATATTTCAGGTGCATCAGCAGATACAATCACAGTAGGCACTGATAGTGAAGGAGCAGATTACGCTAGTATACAGGATGCTATCAAGAATGCAACTGCTGGCTATACAGTTCTTGTTTTTCCGGGAAACTATACGGAAAATGTATATGTTGACAAAGAATTAATAATCAGTTCTCTTTCTGGGAATCCGCTTGATACGGTTGTTAAGGCTGCTAACTCTAAAAATGATGTTTTTACTATTGTGTCAGATAACGTAACTATTCGCGGGTTTAGCATAACAGGCGCTGGAATAGATCAATACGGAGATGATAAAGCCGGGATTTATTTTGAAGGGGCCAATAACGGTATCATAACGGAAAATAATGTCTATTCAAATGGTTATGGCATTTTTCTACATGACTCGTACAACAATACACTTACAGATAATAGTGCATATATGAGTGGCATCGGCGGCATTTTTTTGTGGAATTCCAGCTATAACAGGCTGTACAATAATTACATAAACACAACTAATCATGAGGGTATATATCTATATGAATTAAGCAATAATAATGAGTTGAATAATAACACTGTGAATTTTACATATTCCGGAAGTGGGGTTGCTCTATCTTTATCTGATAATAATAATCTTACCAGTAATACAGTATTAAATAGCAATTCAGGAGTTTTACTTACCGGATCAAAACTGAATTCTCTCATTAATAATGTAGCAAATTCAAATAACTGGAATGGTATAGATTTTCAAGAAAGTAACAGTAATACCCTGTGCAATAATACTGCAAATTTTAACAAGAATAATGGAATTTTCTTGATAAAATCAAACAACAACAGGTTAGATTACAATAATGCCTCAAATAATTCATATCACGGCATAAATCTAAATAATTCCAGCACGGGAAACATATTGACTGGCAATATCGCAGATTCGAATGGTAAAAAGAATATTCACGTTGTAGATCCAGAAAATAATATGATAAACGCTGTTTTGCCTCAAGAAAGCGACTCAGCTCAAGGAAGCGACTCAGCTCAAGAAAGCGACTCAGCTCAAGAACTGTTATTCCAGAGTCATATACCATCACTTCTAGCGGTAATAATTGCAGGTTTAATTATATCATGGAAAACGCGTAAACATTAA
- a CDS encoding cytochrome c biogenesis CcdA family protein, producing the protein MNKKNVPKLFVHKGIFALVCIFLLLTPASIASATVSGGRLTSGFYEMYISTASFFLTETQIPSTLLAENLSLPMTGTRDGKNKHLEKISPFLLLAAGILAGFNPCLLAVMAFLASVTLVKHGKREDMLKITLGFSAGIFAMYMIAGMSILSVVNFLPEIQESFIGASILIIALLGFWHIFDGYWLKKHARTTFRTPKPLKNFMGKMDQNSLVSLSFLSGSMFSLVKAPCVGAIFLSLLSILATKTDIVKGTLYIGIYHIGLLIPVIALGLLLAFGLSPNKVTEFRERWRVEIRLTTGIILISVAWLMQLGVI; encoded by the coding sequence ATGAACAAGAAAAATGTGCCTAAGTTGTTTGTACACAAAGGAATTTTTGCGCTGGTCTGCATTTTTTTGTTGCTGACTCCTGCGTCCATCGCTTCAGCAACGGTATCGGGAGGCCGGTTGACAAGTGGTTTTTATGAAATGTATATAAGCACAGCCAGTTTTTTTCTGACGGAAACCCAGATACCTTCTACGCTTCTTGCCGAGAATCTTTCGCTCCCCATGACAGGTACTCGAGACGGAAAAAACAAGCACCTTGAAAAAATCAGCCCCTTCTTACTTCTGGCAGCAGGCATTCTTGCGGGTTTTAATCCCTGCCTCCTTGCGGTAATGGCTTTTCTTGCTTCAGTTACCCTTGTCAAGCATGGAAAAAGAGAGGACATGCTCAAAATCACACTTGGTTTTTCGGCAGGAATCTTTGCCATGTATATGATTGCTGGAATGAGCATCCTCAGTGTTGTTAATTTCCTGCCTGAAATCCAGGAAAGTTTTATAGGAGCTTCAATTCTGATAATTGCCCTGCTCGGCTTCTGGCATATTTTTGATGGCTACTGGCTGAAAAAGCATGCGAGAACCACTTTCCGGACTCCCAAACCATTAAAAAACTTTATGGGCAAAATGGACCAGAACAGCCTTGTGTCGCTGTCCTTCCTTTCAGGAAGTATGTTTTCTCTGGTCAAAGCACCCTGCGTAGGAGCGATTTTTCTCTCACTCCTTAGCATCCTGGCAACAAAAACCGACATTGTCAAAGGAACGTTATACATTGGCATTTACCATATAGGGCTTCTGATTCCCGTAATAGCTCTTGGTCTCCTACTTGCTTTCGGACTCAGCCCGAATAAAGTCACCGAATTCAGGGAAAGATGGAGAGTGGAAATAAGGCTGACGACAGGAATCATACTGATATCCGTCGCCTGGCTCATGCAGCTTGGAGTAATTTAA
- a CDS encoding aminoacyl-histidine dipeptidase codes for MHPKTQQILEVFQEINKIPRRSKHEEQISTWLQEWGRSRGFEVKADSLNNVLIKVPATVGFENSPTFILQGHMDMVCEKCKDSGHDFSRDPIRSICDGDWMQGDGTSIGADDGIALALALVLAEAGKNGEIGHPQLELLFTVDEETGLTGARGLETGFFEGKRLLNLDSEDEGVFVIGCAGGQNSLITLPVEWEKPDFKRENLFKFFRLSVEGLEGGHSGVEINKQRANGIQLLFLALAKLREKLGAENVRLVLLNGGSVHNAIPSTAEAFIVLHREKLEKADETISDLRHAFKAEYAKTDPGLILNLEEISREIIFEVADDKVPRGEVSHVWVFSPETEDKLIKMILGLPHGVYRMSDVIQGLVETSNNLATVRTAGNKVMIVSSQRSSNNPRLAEISGKVEAVAKLAGAWVEHEPGYPAWEPDLKSELLLKCKQVYTETFGKEPEIEVIHAGLECGIIGSAYEGMEMISFGPTIKDAHSPSERIFIPSIEKVWIFLENLFKTYC; via the coding sequence ATGCACCCCAAAACTCAACAGATCCTCGAAGTCTTCCAAGAAATCAATAAAATCCCGAGACGTTCAAAGCATGAAGAACAGATTTCAACCTGGCTGCAGGAATGGGGCCGATCCAGAGGTTTTGAGGTAAAAGCCGATTCCTTAAACAATGTGCTCATCAAAGTCCCTGCAACGGTTGGATTTGAGAATTCTCCCACATTTATTCTGCAGGGGCATATGGATATGGTCTGCGAGAAATGTAAGGATTCCGGGCACGATTTTTCCAGAGACCCTATAAGAAGCATTTGCGACGGAGATTGGATGCAAGGAGATGGGACTTCCATAGGTGCGGACGATGGGATTGCCCTTGCACTTGCACTGGTACTGGCAGAAGCGGGGAAGAACGGAGAAATCGGGCATCCACAACTTGAGCTGCTTTTTACGGTGGACGAGGAAACAGGCTTGACAGGAGCGAGAGGACTTGAGACTGGCTTTTTTGAAGGAAAAAGGCTTCTGAACCTTGACTCCGAGGATGAAGGCGTTTTTGTAATAGGGTGTGCAGGCGGGCAGAATTCGCTGATCACACTTCCTGTTGAGTGGGAAAAACCTGACTTTAAAAGAGAAAATTTATTCAAATTTTTCAGACTCTCGGTTGAGGGACTGGAAGGCGGTCATTCCGGGGTTGAAATCAACAAACAGCGCGCAAACGGGATACAGCTACTCTTTCTGGCATTGGCCAAACTAAGGGAAAAGCTTGGGGCAGAAAATGTAAGGCTTGTCCTGCTTAACGGTGGCAGTGTCCATAATGCAATTCCCAGTACTGCAGAAGCCTTTATTGTACTCCACAGGGAAAAACTCGAAAAAGCCGACGAAACCATATCAGATCTCAGACATGCATTTAAAGCTGAATATGCAAAAACTGATCCTGGACTTATTTTGAATCTTGAGGAAATTAGCAGAGAAATAATCTTTGAAGTTGCAGACGATAAGGTCCCCAGAGGGGAAGTATCTCATGTTTGGGTTTTTTCGCCAGAGACTGAAGACAAACTTATAAAAATGATCCTGGGGCTGCCGCATGGAGTTTATAGGATGTCGGACGTTATTCAGGGGCTTGTTGAAACCTCTAATAATCTTGCAACAGTGCGGACGGCTGGAAACAAAGTAATGATTGTATCAAGCCAGCGCAGTTCAAACAATCCCAGGCTGGCTGAAATTAGCGGAAAAGTGGAAGCAGTTGCAAAGCTTGCAGGCGCATGGGTTGAACATGAGCCCGGATATCCTGCCTGGGAGCCCGACCTGAAATCCGAACTGCTCTTGAAATGCAAGCAAGTCTATACCGAAACATTTGGGAAAGAGCCTGAGATTGAAGTGATTCACGCAGGGCTTGAGTGCGGAATAATAGGTTCGGCGTATGAAGGTATGGAAATGATTTCATTTGGGCCTACTATCAAAGATGCACATTCTCCTTCGGAAAGAATCTTCATTCCTTCGATTGAGAAAGTCTGGATATTCCTGGAAAACCTGTTTAAAACTTATTGCTGA
- a CDS encoding PKD domain-containing protein, which translates to MKTNKKLQSAALASAVLILCLIFVSSAASATTEQGASSAGTYAYITNSGDNTVSVIDTATNTVTTIVPVEGGPYGNAVSPDGTKIWVANFDSDTVSVIDAATNTVTASIPVGSNPWGVAVNPDGTKVYVGNFDSNTVSVIDAATNTVTATVPVGSYPQGIAVNQDGAKVYVANRGSNTVSVIDAETNTVIATVDVGNGPSGVAVSPDGKKVYVANSDYDGTVSVIDTATDTVTATVPAGGWSFGIAVSPDGTKVYVTNSDYSGKLSVIDAATNTVTATVPVGCTPCGVAVTPDGTKVYVVNQWDSTISVIDAATNTVIATVPVGSNPSAFGLFIGHLSLAPVANFSANPTEGKAPLTVSFTDTSTGDPTKWKWDFGDGTTSTRQNPTHKYSKVGSYTVKLTATNDKGSNTATKTGYINVVTKPVASFSATPTSGKAPLAVKFTDKSTGIPTKWKWSFGDGTISREQNPEHEYLQEGKYKVTLTVSNVAGGSTVTKTNYITVTTNTRPGIYAENQ; encoded by the coding sequence ATGAAAACTAACAAAAAATTGCAATCAGCCGCCTTAGCATCAGCAGTTCTGATTTTATGTTTAATTTTTGTTTCATCTGCGGCATCCGCAACTACTGAGCAAGGCGCTTCGTCTGCAGGGACGTATGCATATATTACGAACAGTGGGGATAACACTGTCTCTGTAATTGACACAGCAACAAACACTGTTACAACCATTGTACCTGTAGAAGGAGGTCCTTATGGAAATGCAGTTAGCCCGGATGGAACAAAGATATGGGTAGCGAACTTCGACAGTGATACTGTCTCTGTAATTGACGCAGCTACTAATACTGTTACAGCCAGTATACCTGTAGGGTCCAATCCGTGGGGAGTTGCTGTTAACCCGGATGGAACAAAGGTATATGTGGGGAACTTCGACAGTAACACTGTCTCTGTAATTGACGCAGCTACAAATACTGTTACAGCCACGGTGCCTGTAGGGAGTTATCCACAGGGAATTGCAGTCAACCAGGACGGAGCAAAGGTATATGTGGCAAACAGGGGCAGCAACACTGTTTCTGTAATTGATGCCGAAACCAATACTGTTATAGCTACGGTAGATGTAGGAAATGGACCTTCGGGAGTTGCAGTTAGCCCGGATGGAAAAAAGGTATATGTGGCGAACTCCGACTATGATGGGACTGTCTCTGTAATTGACACAGCAACAGACACTGTTACAGCTACTGTGCCTGCAGGAGGATGGTCTTTTGGGATTGCAGTTAGTCCAGATGGAACAAAGGTATATGTGACGAACTCCGACTATAGTGGAAAGCTCTCTGTAATTGACGCAGCTACAAATACTGTTACAGCCACTGTTCCTGTAGGGTGCACTCCTTGTGGAGTTGCAGTCACACCGGATGGAACAAAGGTATATGTGGTGAATCAGTGGGATAGTACTATCTCTGTAATTGACGCAGCAACCAATACTGTTATAGCTACTGTTCCTGTAGGAAGCAATCCATCTGCTTTCGGGCTGTTTATAGGTCATCTCTCACTAGCTCCTGTAGCAAACTTTTCTGCCAATCCTACTGAAGGAAAAGCTCCGTTAACTGTTTCTTTTACTGACACTAGCACAGGAGATCCGACTAAATGGAAATGGGATTTTGGAGACGGAACAACTTCAACCAGGCAGAATCCAACGCATAAGTATTCCAAAGTAGGGAGTTATACTGTTAAACTTACAGCAACAAATGATAAAGGCAGTAACACAGCAACAAAAACAGGCTATATAAATGTGGTAACAAAACCTGTTGCTTCATTCTCTGCAACACCTACCTCAGGAAAAGCACCATTAGCCGTTAAATTTACTGATAAAAGTACAGGAATACCGACCAAGTGGAAATGGAGTTTTGGAGACGGGACAATTTCAAGGGAACAGAATCCAGAACATGAGTATTTACAGGAAGGAAAATATAAGGTTACACTTACAGTAAGCAATGTGGCAGGCGGCAGTACTGTAACGAAGACAAATTACATAACAGTGACAACAAATACCAGACCTGGAATATACGCTGAAAATCAATAA
- a CDS encoding PKD domain-containing protein, protein MKINKKLQSAALIPAALILFLILVSSAASADTDQGVSSAGIYAYITNEFSSTVSVIDTATNTVTATVPAGYEPAGVAVNPSGTKVYVANFYGEDYENTLSLSVDAKSKSSKITTEQVETDGGTVSVIDTATNTLIATVPVGSYPIGVAVNPEETKVYVANRGSSTVSVIDTATNTVTATIPVENANGIAVTPDGKKVYVTGLNTNTVSVIDAATNTVTATVHVEYTPFGIAVAPDGTKAYVTNAGYTVSVIDTATNTVTATVPVGEWPLGVAVSPDGKKVYVANEESNIISVIDTATNTVIATVEVGDHPFGVSVTPDGTKIYAANYYSNTISVIDAATNTVTATVPVGNGPVAFGQFIGPISLAPFTNFSAAPTEGKAPLTVAFTDKSIRSPTKWKWDFGDGTTSTKQNPTHKYSKVGSYTVKLTATNAKGSNTATKTDYIKVVTKPVASFSATPTSGKAPLAVKFTDKSTGIPTKWKWSFGDGTISREQNPEHEYLQEGKYKVTLTVSNVAGSSTVTKTNYITVTTNTRPGIYAENK, encoded by the coding sequence ATGAAAATTAACAAAAAGTTGCAATCTGCAGCTTTAATACCAGCAGCTCTGATTTTATTTTTAATTCTCGTTTCATCTGCGGCATCCGCAGATACTGACCAAGGCGTTTCGTCTGCAGGTATATATGCATATATTACAAATGAGTTCAGCAGTACTGTCTCTGTAATTGACACAGCAACAAACACTGTTACAGCCACCGTGCCTGCAGGATACGAACCTGCTGGAGTTGCAGTCAACCCATCTGGGACAAAAGTATATGTGGCGAACTTTTATGGGGAGGACTATGAAAATACCCTTTCACTATCAGTTGACGCGAAATCAAAATCCTCAAAAATAACAACGGAACAGGTAGAAACTGATGGAGGAACTGTCTCCGTAATTGACACAGCAACAAACACCCTTATAGCCACTGTGCCTGTAGGAAGTTATCCAATTGGAGTTGCAGTAAACCCGGAAGAAACAAAAGTATATGTGGCAAATCGGGGTAGCAGCACTGTTTCTGTAATTGACACAGCTACAAATACTGTTACAGCCACTATACCTGTAGAAAATGCCAATGGAATTGCAGTCACACCGGATGGAAAAAAGGTATATGTAACGGGCCTTAACACTAATACTGTCTCTGTAATTGATGCAGCTACAAATACTGTTACAGCTACAGTACATGTGGAATACACTCCTTTTGGAATTGCAGTTGCTCCAGATGGAACAAAGGCATATGTGACGAATGCCGGCTACACTGTCTCTGTAATTGACACAGCAACAAACACTGTCACAGCCACCGTGCCTGTAGGAGAATGGCCTTTAGGAGTTGCAGTTAGTCCAGATGGAAAAAAGGTATATGTGGCAAATGAAGAAAGCAACATCATTTCTGTAATTGATACAGCAACAAACACCGTTATAGCTACGGTGGAGGTAGGCGATCATCCTTTTGGAGTTTCAGTCACACCGGATGGAACAAAGATATATGCGGCGAACTATTACAGCAACACTATATCTGTAATTGACGCAGCAACTAATACTGTTACAGCCACCGTGCCTGTAGGAAATGGTCCGGTTGCTTTCGGGCAGTTTATAGGTCCTATCTCACTGGCTCCTTTCACAAACTTTTCTGCAGCACCCACCGAAGGAAAAGCACCATTAACGGTTGCATTTACTGACAAAAGCATAAGATCCCCGACTAAATGGAAATGGGATTTCGGAGACGGAACAACTTCAACCAAGCAGAATCCAACGCATAAGTATTCCAAAGTAGGAAGTTATACTGTTAAACTTACAGCAACAAATGCTAAAGGCAGTAACACGGCAACAAAAACAGATTATATAAAAGTAGTAACAAAACCGGTTGCTTCATTCTCTGCGACACCTACCTCCGGAAAAGCACCATTAGCCGTTAAATTTACTGACAAAAGTACAGGAATACCGACCAAATGGAAATGGAGTTTTGGAGACGGAACAATTTCAAGGGAACAGAATCCAGAACATGAGTATTTACAGGAAGGAAAATATAAGGTTACACTTACAGTAAGCAATGTGGCAGGCAGTAGTACTGTAACTAAAACAAATTACATAACAGTGACAACAAATACCAGACCTGGCATATACGCTGAAAATAAATAA
- a CDS encoding AAA family ATPase: MREIQEVQLEDSELNLKPTYEKASEIFEVIFKEIGNAIVGQKEMIRQILIAMLCEGHVLVESNPGLGKTLTISTISQIMNMKFSRIQCTPDLMPADITGTDIIEDDEKGSKRFKFKQGPVFANIVLADEINRASPKTQSALLEAMQEKQVTVANTTYLLDKPFFILATQNPIEMEGTYALPEAQLDRFLLKIQLQYPDKEEEFEIVNRYAEAFRPAVRRCIDKETFLELQQITRRIPISNKLKRYAIEIVNQTRNLPELIEAGASPRASIALILCAKANAFLDNRGYVEKEDVDAMVLPVLRHRIILSFEAARNNTTSDKIIQKILEDKKQLYNERERG, from the coding sequence ATGCGAGAAATACAGGAAGTCCAGCTTGAAGATTCGGAACTTAATTTAAAACCAACCTATGAAAAAGCATCTGAAATTTTCGAGGTTATTTTTAAAGAGATAGGCAATGCCATAGTCGGCCAGAAAGAAATGATAAGGCAGATCCTTATAGCCATGCTGTGTGAAGGGCACGTGCTGGTAGAAAGCAACCCCGGTCTGGGTAAAACCCTGACCATATCCACAATTTCCCAGATTATGAACATGAAATTCAGCAGGATACAGTGTACTCCTGACCTCATGCCTGCGGATATCACAGGCACTGACATAATCGAAGATGACGAGAAAGGCTCCAAACGCTTCAAGTTTAAACAGGGCCCGGTTTTTGCAAATATTGTCCTTGCCGATGAGATCAACCGCGCCTCGCCAAAAACCCAGTCTGCGCTGCTTGAGGCTATGCAGGAAAAGCAGGTTACAGTGGCAAATACTACATATCTGCTTGACAAACCCTTTTTTATACTCGCTACCCAGAACCCGATTGAGATGGAAGGAACCTATGCCCTGCCCGAAGCCCAGCTTGACAGGTTTTTGCTGAAAATCCAGCTACAATATCCGGACAAAGAAGAGGAGTTTGAAATTGTAAACCGGTATGCTGAGGCATTCAGACCTGCTGTCAGACGGTGCATAGACAAAGAGACCTTCCTTGAACTCCAGCAGATCACCCGGAGAATTCCAATTTCCAACAAACTAAAAAGGTACGCAATCGAGATCGTAAACCAGACCCGAAATCTGCCTGAACTGATAGAAGCCGGTGCATCCCCGCGTGCTTCAATAGCCCTTATTCTCTGTGCAAAAGCAAATGCATTTCTTGACAACCGGGGATACGTCGAAAAAGAAGACGTAGACGCTATGGTACTCCCTGTCCTTCGCCACAGGATTATTCTCTCATTTGAGGCTGCACGGAACAATACTACCAGCGATAAAATTATACAAAAAATCCTCGAGGATAAAAAACAACTGTATAACGAACGAGAGCGTGGCTGA